One genomic region from Vallitalea longa encodes:
- a CDS encoding sugar phosphate isomerase/epimerase family protein: MSQFVLTGFSDEISPDFSVQLEEMKKLGIEYIEIRGVNGKNIVEHSIKEVNKIKKEMDSIGIKVSAIGSPIGKIKITDDFENHFETFKHIIEIAKVLETKYIRMFSFYIETADVLRYRDEVIKRLKILVNYAEQQDIILLHENEKDIYGDIPERCLDLYNTINSSHFQLIFDPANYVQCNITTYPNAFNTLKDKVTYYHIKDAVNATGEVVPSGKGDGHIFEIISELKNCGYKGFLSLEPHLGDFVGFSNLESDGDIPKFKEASDAGKFKLAFNSLMKIIREV; the protein is encoded by the coding sequence ATGAGTCAATTTGTATTAACAGGATTTTCAGATGAGATTAGTCCAGATTTCTCTGTGCAGTTAGAAGAAATGAAGAAGTTAGGTATTGAATATATTGAAATTAGAGGTGTTAATGGAAAAAATATTGTAGAACATTCTATAAAAGAGGTTAATAAAATAAAAAAAGAAATGGATTCAATAGGCATTAAAGTATCTGCTATTGGATCACCTATTGGGAAGATTAAGATCACTGATGACTTTGAGAATCACTTTGAAACTTTTAAGCATATCATTGAGATTGCCAAAGTTCTTGAAACAAAATATATTCGTATGTTTAGTTTTTATATTGAAACAGCAGATGTATTAAGGTATAGAGATGAAGTAATAAAAAGACTTAAGATATTAGTAAACTATGCAGAACAGCAAGATATTATACTTCTTCATGAAAATGAGAAAGACATTTATGGAGATATTCCAGAACGTTGTTTGGATTTATATAACACAATCAATTCATCACATTTTCAATTGATTTTTGATCCTGCAAATTATGTCCAATGTAATATTACAACTTATCCCAATGCATTTAATACGCTAAAAGATAAGGTGACTTATTATCACATTAAAGACGCAGTAAATGCAACAGGAGAAGTAGTTCCTTCTGGTAAAGGAGATGGACATATTTTTGAGATTATTAGTGAGTTGAAGAATTGTGGATATAAAGGGTTCTTATCTTTAGAGCCACATCTTGGTGATTTTGTAGGATTTAGCAATCTTGAAAGTGATGGCGATATTCCGAAATTTAAAGAAGCATCTGACGCAGGAAAGTTTAAACTGGCTTTCAATAGCTTAATGAAAATTATTAGAGAGGTGTAA
- a CDS encoding Gfo/Idh/MocA family protein, with translation MKKFGIGIIGCGTIMSVHLDSIHEYDGVELIMVCDIDSGLAKSVAQEERCLWVTDYKEVLTNENVDIVHILTPHYLHASMAIEALKMGKHVVLEKPVGINLKELEELKEIASETGLTVGVTLQNRFNPTTIKMKELIGSGKLGKLIASKGILTWCRKGEYYSDSTWRGKLATEGGGLLINQGIHTLDLMEYIGGPIKKIKGHIANYSHPDIEVEDTAMMTMEYENGAIGNFYGTNSYGDNSPIEMEFIFEKGQLQLRDRQLILVKNKKSELVIADILKEGNKSYWGMSHKLIIKDIYDSIKNKTNPKVSLEDGIRATQLVLLCYQ, from the coding sequence ATGAAAAAATTTGGAATCGGAATCATTGGTTGTGGGACTATTATGTCTGTCCATCTAGATAGTATTCATGAATACGATGGTGTAGAGCTTATAATGGTTTGTGATATTGACTCAGGATTAGCAAAATCTGTCGCTCAGGAAGAAAGGTGTTTATGGGTTACAGATTACAAAGAAGTATTAACAAACGAGAATGTAGATATCGTTCATATTTTAACGCCTCATTACTTACATGCTTCAATGGCTATTGAGGCTCTTAAAATGGGAAAACATGTCGTTCTTGAAAAACCTGTTGGTATCAATTTGAAAGAATTAGAAGAATTAAAGGAAATTGCCAGTGAAACTGGCTTGACAGTAGGTGTGACTTTGCAAAACCGGTTCAATCCAACGACCATAAAAATGAAAGAGCTTATCGGTTCAGGAAAACTTGGCAAGTTAATTGCTTCAAAAGGTATTTTGACATGGTGCCGTAAAGGTGAATATTATAGTGACTCAACATGGAGAGGAAAGCTGGCAACTGAAGGAGGCGGGCTCTTAATAAATCAAGGAATACATACTTTGGATTTAATGGAATACATTGGTGGTCCTATAAAAAAAATAAAAGGACATATTGCCAATTATTCTCATCCTGATATAGAAGTTGAAGATACTGCGATGATGACTATGGAATATGAAAATGGAGCAATTGGGAATTTTTACGGAACAAATAGTTATGGAGATAACAGTCCGATAGAAATGGAATTTATTTTTGAAAAGGGGCAGTTGCAGTTAAGAGATAGGCAATTAATTTTAGTTAAAAACAAGAAATCAGAATTAGTTATTGCTGACATATTAAAAGAAGGTAATAAGTCCTACTGGGGAATGAGCCATAAACTGATTATAAAAGATATATATGATAGTATTAAGAATAAGACGAATCCTAAGGTATCCTTGGAAGATGGAATTAGAGCAACACAATTAGTGTTACTTTGTTATCAATAA
- a CDS encoding sulfatase family protein, whose protein sequence is MSKTNVVVIMADQLRADMLGEDTPNITQIANEGVKFNRAYCASPLCVPARGAFFTGKYPNINGSLINPWFSLDAHHGDVNKDVPNLYRMMEREWDSWHAGKQHLYTEGGKMENDPNSKTNWIATSATYDKYLKDHNKQRPGGPNFRGRVAEMTLGKFTRVKDYSIPKTGCYKEGFDTFFDGYFANSAVKAIRKRDKSKPLLLNAMFLAPHPPLDIPEPWYSMYKEVDVPENVGKWNADQSPLQMYNLTGILGSRYTREDWKDIWPVYKGLVSLLDHCVGMIIDELKVQGIYDETLIIFTSDHGEMLGSHSLWQKMCMYEESVRIPLLMKFPSGVDCKGKEIDEVVSAVDVLPTLCEYLKIEPPKDLSGVSLMTAIAEEPIDREMIYIQFDGNGARGNFQRCAIMENYKLIIDIFKDEVFLELYDLGEDVGEQNNLIFEKKYRSIIINMVDRIREHMKNTEDMLEVSANVYEDFLENYSQLRVK, encoded by the coding sequence TTGAGTAAGACAAATGTAGTGGTAATTATGGCGGATCAATTGAGGGCTGATATGTTGGGAGAAGATACACCGAATATCACTCAGATTGCTAATGAAGGTGTGAAGTTTAATAGAGCATATTGTGCCTCTCCGTTATGTGTACCTGCAAGAGGCGCATTTTTCACAGGAAAATATCCTAACATTAATGGGAGTCTTATAAATCCATGGTTTAGTCTAGATGCACACCACGGCGATGTAAATAAAGATGTACCTAATTTATATAGAATGATGGAAAGAGAATGGGATAGTTGGCATGCAGGAAAACAACACCTTTATACCGAAGGGGGAAAAATGGAGAACGATCCCAATTCCAAAACCAATTGGATAGCTACAAGTGCTACATATGATAAATATTTAAAAGATCATAATAAACAAAGACCTGGTGGACCGAATTTTAGAGGTAGAGTTGCTGAAATGACTCTTGGAAAATTTACAAGAGTAAAAGATTATTCTATTCCAAAGACTGGATGTTATAAAGAGGGATTTGATACCTTTTTTGATGGATACTTTGCCAATTCGGCGGTAAAAGCAATCAGGAAAAGAGATAAAAGTAAACCTTTGTTACTTAATGCAATGTTTTTAGCACCACACCCACCATTGGATATACCGGAACCTTGGTATTCTATGTACAAGGAAGTTGATGTGCCTGAAAATGTAGGCAAATGGAATGCGGATCAGTCACCACTTCAAATGTACAATCTTACGGGTATACTGGGGAGTCGATATACAAGAGAAGATTGGAAAGATATTTGGCCAGTCTATAAAGGGTTAGTTTCGTTGCTTGACCATTGTGTTGGAATGATTATTGATGAACTTAAGGTTCAAGGTATATATGATGAAACCTTGATTATTTTTACCAGTGATCATGGTGAGATGTTAGGGTCACATTCCTTATGGCAAAAAATGTGTATGTATGAGGAATCAGTTAGAATACCACTATTAATGAAATTTCCATCAGGTGTGGATTGTAAGGGAAAAGAGATTGATGAAGTAGTTAGTGCGGTAGATGTATTACCTACATTGTGTGAATATTTGAAGATAGAACCACCTAAGGATTTATCAGGAGTTTCTTTAATGACGGCAATAGCAGAAGAGCCAATTGATAGAGAAATGATTTATATTCAGTTTGATGGTAATGGTGCTAGGGGTAATTTCCAACGTTGTGCTATTATGGAAAACTATAAGTTAATTATAGATATTTTTAAAGATGAGGTTTTCCTTGAATTATATGATTTAGGGGAAGATGTTGGGGAGCAAAATAATTTAATATTTGAAAAAAAGTATAGATCAATTATTATCAATATGGTCGATAGAATAAGAGAGCATATGAAGAATACAGAAGATATGTTGGAAGTTAGTGCAAATGTTTATGAAGATTTTTTAGAGAACTATAGCCAATTAAGAGTAAAATAA
- a CDS encoding glycoside hydrolase family 88 protein has protein sequence MLSVNKWVYNAWEDVINKIKKTSVNIGNRFPSMSVNGKYSYTEDTWRWVTGFWPGLLWLLYEDTKYKPFKEIALSCEKIMDQSLKEYTNLHHDVGFMWMLTSIKHYKMTGNLESRRRGLIAASYLSSRFNCAGNFLVAWNTKNINRADNRGLSIIDSMMNLPILFWATEESGDPRFSHFAKAHAATVLKYFIRDDGSVNHMVEFNPYTGEMIRVHSGQGHSITSAWSRGTSWALYGMALAYKYTKDNKYLEASKKVADFFIRELPEDSVPHWDFKVPREKDTPRDTSAGACAACGLLELSQHLNGKDKLKYFNKAQSIVKSMYENYGNWDNKNDGLLRGGTFNYPKGLGIDVSLIYGDYYFVEALARLKAYK, from the coding sequence ATGTTAAGTGTCAATAAATGGGTCTATAATGCGTGGGAAGATGTTATAAATAAAATTAAGAAAACAAGTGTAAATATTGGGAATCGTTTTCCATCTATGTCTGTAAATGGCAAATATAGTTATACTGAAGATACATGGCGTTGGGTAACAGGTTTTTGGCCAGGGTTATTATGGCTTTTGTATGAAGATACAAAATATAAACCATTTAAAGAAATTGCTCTTAGTTGTGAAAAGATAATGGATCAATCATTAAAAGAATATACAAACTTGCATCATGATGTGGGTTTTATGTGGATGTTAACATCTATTAAACATTATAAGATGACTGGTAATTTAGAATCTAGAAGACGTGGTTTGATTGCAGCAAGTTACCTTTCAAGTAGATTTAATTGTGCTGGTAATTTTTTGGTTGCTTGGAATACAAAAAATATAAATAGAGCTGATAATAGAGGCTTGAGTATTATTGATAGTATGATGAATTTACCAATACTCTTCTGGGCAACAGAAGAAAGTGGAGATCCAAGATTTAGTCATTTTGCTAAAGCTCATGCAGCAACAGTACTAAAGTATTTTATACGTGATGATGGTTCGGTTAATCATATGGTTGAGTTCAATCCATATACAGGTGAGATGATACGAGTACATAGTGGTCAGGGACATTCTATTACATCTGCTTGGTCAAGAGGAACTTCATGGGCGCTTTATGGTATGGCATTAGCTTACAAATATACAAAAGATAATAAATATCTAGAAGCTTCTAAAAAAGTAGCAGATTTTTTTATTAGGGAGCTTCCAGAAGATTCTGTACCACATTGGGACTTTAAGGTACCTAGAGAAAAAGACACACCTCGAGATACATCAGCAGGTGCATGTGCCGCATGTGGCCTTTTAGAATTGTCACAGCATCTTAACGGTAAAGACAAACTTAAGTATTTCAATAAAGCTCAATCTATTGTTAAATCAATGTATGAGAATTATGGTAATTGGGATAACAAAAATGATGGATTGTTAAGAGGTGGTACATTTAATTATCCGAAAGGTTTAGGCATTGATGTATCATTAATTTATGGCGATTATTATTTTGTTGAAGCCTTAGCGAGATTAAAAGCGTATAAATAA
- a CDS encoding acyl-protein synthetase translates to MINRERLEFYEKVYDQNGTSKIFINAIIEVLEHHAQNNVFFKKLLDENNFKTSDIKTEEDLIKIPCIPANFFKTYESLSVDRDKIFVHVTSSGTAGQKSQMFFDKPSWDFGQSMIRNMIKYYGFLSNEKTNYILYTYEPTKGSKLGTAKTDEGLMQYAPVNDKFFALKYNGHGHDFDVFGVINKLYEYEEQGLPVRIFGFPSFLYFTLKQMQDLNMRPLKLNTKSIMMLGGGWKGYADKQIGKYELYNLCEEMLGVPQENCRDGYGSTEHSVPYFECKNHHFHIPIYSRMFIRDFKTLEPLPFGEVGFANFITPHLLSVPAISVLMGDMAVMHPAEDCGCGINTPYMEILGRAGTSVAKSCAITASELLKR, encoded by the coding sequence ATGATTAATAGAGAAAGGTTAGAATTTTATGAAAAAGTATATGATCAAAATGGGACAAGTAAAATCTTTATTAACGCAATAATAGAGGTGTTAGAGCATCATGCACAAAACAATGTATTTTTTAAAAAGTTGTTAGATGAAAACAATTTCAAAACTTCTGATATTAAGACGGAAGAAGATCTAATAAAAATTCCATGTATTCCAGCAAATTTCTTCAAAACTTATGAATCTTTGTCAGTTGATAGAGATAAAATTTTCGTTCATGTAACAAGTTCGGGAACAGCAGGACAAAAAAGTCAAATGTTCTTCGATAAACCTAGCTGGGATTTTGGACAATCTATGATTAGAAATATGATTAAATATTATGGTTTTTTATCTAATGAAAAAACAAATTATATTCTTTATACATATGAGCCAACTAAGGGTAGTAAGTTAGGAACTGCGAAAACTGATGAGGGACTTATGCAGTACGCACCTGTCAATGATAAATTCTTTGCCCTTAAATATAATGGACATGGACATGATTTTGACGTTTTTGGAGTTATTAACAAGCTATATGAATATGAAGAACAGGGGTTACCTGTAAGAATATTCGGTTTCCCATCGTTCTTATATTTTACACTTAAACAAATGCAAGATCTTAACATGAGACCGCTTAAACTTAATACGAAATCAATAATGATGCTTGGCGGCGGCTGGAAAGGTTATGCTGATAAGCAGATAGGAAAATATGAATTATATAATTTGTGTGAAGAAATGCTTGGTGTACCACAAGAAAATTGTAGAGATGGTTATGGTTCAACTGAACATTCTGTTCCATATTTTGAATGTAAAAATCATCATTTTCACATTCCCATTTATAGCAGAATGTTTATTCGTGACTTCAAAACTCTAGAACCACTTCCCTTTGGTGAAGTAGGTTTTGCTAATTTCATTACCCCACATTTGCTAAGTGTTCCAGCGATTTCTGTACTAATGGGAGATATGGCTGTAATGCATCCAGCAGAAGATTGTGGTTGTGGTATTAATACACCTTATATGGAAATTCTAGGTAGGGCTGGTACTAGTGTTGCAAAGAGCTGTGCAATTACTGCTAGTGAATTATTAAAAAGATAG
- a CDS encoding family 78 glycoside hydrolase catalytic domain: protein MKKHWNAKWIIDPSFKGLKPIDIFRKEMQCKNIEEHRDNLKNKHMLIRKKFRVCNKEKNAVINITADDYYKLYINGQFVGQGPAPGYYFAYKYNCYDISKYLVEGENVIAVHVYYQGLRNRVWNSGDYRQGMIAEVYMDHNIILSTDETWKYQISEAFKSGGTTGYETQYLENFDSRLYDEDWITTAYNDSKWSQVSVNEDIDYSFEKDSTVPLEVYERKAVEVNRYYENSYLIDFGQEITGQFLMTAQGNAGQVIEIRYGEELDELDETHVRYHMRCNCDYQEFWTLSGAVDHLNIYDYKAFRYVEVIVPKGCTVKSDFTAIVRHYPFEDKGFIYQSSNKMIDHIIKICKNGVKYGTQEVYVDCPTREKGQYLGDFTVTGHSHIYLTGKTDMYKQTLIDFANSTFICHGIMAVAPGARMQEIADFSMQWPMQLHQYYRQSGDKSFLNEMYKKLVDLEEYFKSYERKDGLLVKVDEKWNLVDWPNNLRDNYDCELSKPMGDECHNVINAHYYGMLTYIEKIRSILHIEPINDLDSYKKSFVKAFYNEELQLFVDKENSTHSAMHSNALPLLFDLFPTNNIENAVKLIKNRIHHCGVQMSYFVLKALAKVGEYEAVYTFIKELWSTMVKEGATTCYEAWGKNQKFNTSLCHPWASAPIPILVEEVIGLNPEEPGWSKIRFAPHIPESLETFKLEVKVKCGRINIKKENGILTIEAPHGVEIIH, encoded by the coding sequence ATGAAAAAACATTGGAATGCAAAGTGGATTATTGATCCGTCTTTTAAAGGATTAAAACCTATAGATATTTTTCGTAAAGAGATGCAATGTAAAAACATAGAAGAGCATAGAGATAATCTTAAAAATAAACATATGCTGATACGAAAAAAATTCAGAGTTTGTAATAAAGAGAAGAATGCAGTTATTAATATAACTGCTGATGATTACTATAAATTGTATATTAATGGTCAATTTGTAGGTCAAGGACCAGCTCCTGGATATTATTTTGCTTATAAATACAATTGCTATGACATTAGTAAATATCTAGTTGAGGGTGAGAATGTTATAGCTGTCCATGTATACTATCAAGGTTTACGTAATAGAGTTTGGAATAGTGGAGATTACCGACAGGGAATGATTGCAGAAGTTTATATGGATCATAATATTATTCTCTCAACGGATGAGACTTGGAAGTATCAGATATCTGAAGCTTTTAAATCTGGTGGTACAACAGGGTATGAGACCCAATATCTTGAGAATTTTGATAGTCGGTTATATGATGAAGATTGGATAACAACGGCTTATAATGATAGTAAATGGTCTCAAGTAAGTGTGAATGAGGATATTGATTATTCATTTGAAAAAGATTCTACTGTTCCTTTAGAGGTGTATGAACGAAAGGCTGTTGAAGTAAATAGGTATTATGAGAATAGTTACTTAATTGATTTCGGGCAAGAAATCACAGGTCAATTTCTAATGACAGCCCAAGGAAATGCTGGACAAGTTATTGAGATTAGATACGGTGAAGAGCTAGATGAACTTGACGAGACACATGTTCGGTATCATATGAGATGTAATTGTGACTACCAAGAGTTTTGGACATTGTCTGGAGCAGTTGATCATCTTAATATATATGATTATAAAGCTTTTAGATATGTTGAAGTTATTGTACCAAAAGGGTGTACAGTCAAAAGTGATTTCACAGCAATTGTACGCCACTATCCTTTTGAAGATAAAGGTTTTATATATCAATCTTCTAATAAAATGATAGACCATATTATTAAAATTTGTAAAAATGGAGTTAAGTATGGAACCCAAGAGGTATATGTAGATTGTCCAACAAGAGAAAAAGGTCAATATTTAGGCGATTTTACGGTAACAGGTCATTCACATATTTACTTAACAGGAAAAACCGATATGTACAAACAGACTCTAATTGATTTCGCCAATTCAACATTTATTTGTCATGGAATAATGGCAGTAGCTCCTGGTGCTCGTATGCAAGAAATTGCTGATTTTTCTATGCAGTGGCCAATGCAATTACATCAATATTATAGACAAAGCGGCGATAAATCATTTTTGAATGAGATGTATAAAAAATTGGTTGATCTTGAAGAATATTTTAAGTCATATGAAAGAAAAGATGGATTATTGGTAAAAGTTGATGAGAAATGGAACTTGGTTGATTGGCCAAATAATTTACGTGATAATTATGATTGTGAATTAAGTAAACCGATGGGTGATGAGTGTCATAATGTAATTAATGCTCATTATTATGGAATGTTAACATATATTGAGAAGATTAGATCTATCTTACATATTGAACCGATAAATGATTTAGATAGTTATAAAAAGTCATTCGTGAAGGCTTTTTATAATGAAGAATTACAGCTTTTTGTAGATAAAGAAAATTCTACACACTCAGCAATGCACTCTAATGCATTACCTTTACTTTTTGATTTGTTTCCAACAAACAATATTGAAAATGCTGTAAAATTAATTAAGAATCGTATTCACCATTGTGGAGTTCAAATGAGCTATTTTGTTTTGAAAGCGCTAGCTAAAGTAGGGGAATATGAAGCAGTTTATACGTTCATAAAAGAATTATGGAGTACGATGGTAAAAGAAGGAGCTACCACATGTTATGAAGCTTGGGGAAAAAATCAAAAATTCAATACTAGTTTATGTCACCCATGGGCAAGTGCACCTATTCCCATATTGGTGGAAGAGGTTATAGGATTAAATCCAGAAGAACCTGGATGGAGTAAGATTCGATTTGCTCCCCATATACCAGAGTCTTTAGAAACCTTTAAATTAGAGGTAAAGGTTAAGTGCGGGAGAATCAATATCAAGAAGGAGAATGGGATTCTTACCATTGAAGCACCTCATGGTGTTGAAATAATTCATTAG
- a CDS encoding Gfo/Idh/MocA family protein: MDKVRLGIVGIGNMGSSHSRKLIDGEVENGVLVAVCDIKEERLKWAKENLGDDILTFDSIDAMIESGECDALIIATPHYNHPTMGIQTLKAGLHVLVEKPIGVYTKAVEELNKVAAVSDKVFTVMYNQRTNPLYQKVKEMVDGGELGEIMRVNWVITNWFRTERYYESGGWRATWKGEGGGVLLNQCPHQIDLIQWLCGLPKRVRAFAKYGQYHNIEVEDDVTAYFEYENGATGTFITSTGETPGTNRLEITGENGKLVVEGGKLTFYKNEVSMYKYSKTTDELFKKPEVEVKEIEVFGKMTAHVGIMQNFVNAILKNEKQLAPGIEGINGLSLSNAMHMSSWIDDWVDLPIDGSRYKELLDEKINNSVYKKVTKEVTADLTGSH; this comes from the coding sequence GTGGATAAAGTTAGATTAGGTATTGTAGGAATTGGTAATATGGGAAGTTCTCACTCCCGTAAATTAATAGATGGTGAAGTTGAAAATGGCGTACTTGTTGCTGTTTGTGATATAAAAGAAGAAAGACTTAAATGGGCGAAAGAAAACTTGGGAGATGATATTTTAACTTTTGATAGTATTGATGCTATGATTGAATCAGGAGAGTGTGATGCTTTGATTATTGCAACACCTCATTATAATCATCCAACAATGGGAATTCAAACATTAAAAGCAGGATTGCATGTGTTAGTAGAAAAGCCAATTGGTGTTTACACAAAGGCGGTAGAAGAACTTAATAAAGTTGCTGCGGTATCAGATAAAGTATTTACAGTCATGTATAACCAAAGAACAAATCCGTTATATCAAAAGGTAAAAGAGATGGTAGATGGTGGTGAACTCGGAGAGATTATGCGAGTGAACTGGGTGATTACTAATTGGTTTAGAACAGAAAGATATTATGAATCAGGAGGTTGGAGAGCAACTTGGAAAGGTGAAGGTGGCGGTGTTCTATTGAATCAATGCCCTCATCAAATTGACTTGATTCAATGGCTTTGTGGATTGCCAAAAAGAGTTAGAGCTTTTGCTAAATACGGACAGTATCATAATATTGAAGTAGAAGATGATGTTACAGCTTACTTTGAATACGAGAATGGTGCGACAGGTACGTTTATAACATCAACAGGTGAAACACCAGGTACAAATAGATTAGAGATCACTGGGGAAAACGGGAAATTAGTAGTAGAAGGTGGAAAACTGACATTTTATAAGAATGAAGTTAGCATGTATAAATATTCAAAAACAACAGATGAACTATTTAAGAAACCTGAAGTAGAAGTAAAAGAAATTGAAGTTTTTGGTAAAATGACAGCACATGTTGGAATTATGCAAAATTTTGTTAATGCAATTCTAAAAAATGAAAAGCAGTTGGCACCGGGAATAGAAGGAATCAATGGACTATCGTTATCTAATGCTATGCATATGTCCTCTTGGATTGACGATTGGGTAGATTTACCGATTGACGGTTCTCGTTATAAAGAATTATTAGACGAAAAAATAAATAATTCAGTGTATAAAAAGGTTACAAAAGAAGTTACTGCAGATCTTACTGGCAGTCATTAA
- a CDS encoding sugar phosphate isomerase/epimerase family protein, giving the protein MNKPIIAAQLFTVRELIADKSEAEIREVLTKIRKIGYKAIQISGVGEVTPEKAEIFSKIAKELEFDICATHFNIKYMQENIDWVIKIHKMWDCQYAGVGIMPKEYQQSDKLCEFVDIMNEVGKKLKKAGIQLIYHNHKMEFELKDGQPWLQYLYDNFNSEYVQLELDVHWVQAGGANPVTWINKVAGNMGVMHLKDYRIVNNEVQFAEIGKGNLEWTKILEAAYNAGVTYAAVEQDRHTDDPVQSLKESFDYLSTL; this is encoded by the coding sequence ATGAATAAACCAATTATAGCAGCACAATTATTTACAGTAAGAGAGTTAATAGCGGATAAAAGTGAAGCTGAAATTCGTGAAGTATTAACTAAGATACGAAAAATTGGATATAAAGCGATTCAGATTTCAGGAGTTGGAGAAGTAACACCTGAAAAAGCTGAGATATTTAGTAAGATAGCAAAAGAACTTGAATTTGATATATGTGCAACACATTTTAATATTAAGTATATGCAAGAGAATATAGATTGGGTAATCAAGATTCATAAAATGTGGGATTGTCAATATGCAGGAGTTGGAATTATGCCAAAAGAATATCAACAATCAGATAAATTATGTGAGTTCGTTGATATAATGAATGAAGTTGGTAAGAAATTGAAAAAGGCTGGAATTCAACTTATCTATCATAATCACAAAATGGAATTTGAGTTAAAAGATGGTCAACCATGGTTACAATACTTATATGATAATTTTAATTCAGAATATGTCCAATTGGAGTTAGATGTTCATTGGGTTCAAGCAGGTGGCGCTAATCCTGTCACATGGATAAATAAAGTTGCTGGAAATATGGGTGTTATGCACCTTAAAGATTATAGAATTGTTAATAATGAAGTTCAATTTGCAGAAATTGGTAAAGGAAATCTGGAGTGGACTAAGATACTTGAAGCTGCATATAATGCAGGTGTTACTTATGCTGCTGTTGAACAAGATCGACATACAGATGATCCAGTTCAAAGCTTAAAAGAAAGTTTTGACTACCTTAGTACTTTATAA